The Lynx canadensis isolate LIC74 chromosome D1, mLynCan4.pri.v2, whole genome shotgun sequence genome has a segment encoding these proteins:
- the LOC115525532 gene encoding olfactory receptor 52H1-like, with protein MCNLSSDHTGDFTLLGIPGLGQYHVWISIPFCFIYLAAIVGNSILLYLIAVEHSLHAPMFFFLSMLAMTDLILSTTCVPKTLTIFWLGPQKISFPGCLTQLFFLHYSFVLDSAILLAMAFDRYVAICSPLRYTTILTPRTIAKIIVGISFRSFCVIVPCVFLANRLPFCRTRIIPHTYCEHIGVARLACADISVNIWYGFGVPIMTVISDVILIAVSYILILYAVFRLPSQGARHKALGTCASHVCVILMFYIPAFFSILAHRFGRNVSRTFHIIFANLYVVVPPALNPIVYGVKTKQIWDKVIHLLCPQRSQ; from the coding sequence ATGTGCAACCTGAGTAGCGACCACACAGGTGACTTCACCCTTTTGGGCATCCCTGGCCTCGGGCAGTACCACGTCTGGATCAGCATCCCCTTCTGCTTTATCTATCTCGCGGCCATTGTGGGCAATAGTATCCTTCTCTACCTCATTGCTGTGGAACATAGTCTTCATGCACccatgttctttttcctttccatgcTGGCCATGACAGATCTGATACTGTCTACCACTTGTGTCCCCAAAACCCTTACCATCTTCTGGCTTGGTCCCCAGAAAATCAGTTTTCCTGGTTGTCTGACCCAGTTATTCTTTCTGCACTACAGCTTTGTGCTGGACTCGGCTATACTCTTGGCCATGGCATTCGACCGCTACGTGGCCATCTGCTCTCCCCTGAGGTACACCACTATTTTGACCCCCAGGACCATTGCCAAAATTATTGTGGGAATCTCCTTCAGAAGCTTCTGTGTTATAGTTCCATGTGTTTTCCTTGCAAATCGTCTACCCTTCTGCAGGACACGCATCATACCGCACACATACTGTGAGCACATAGGTGTTGCCCGGCTCGCCTGTGCTGACATCTCCGTCAACATCTGGTATGGCTTTGGTGTTCCCATCATGACGGTGATTTCGGACGTGATCCTAATTGCTGTCTCCTACATCCTGATCCTCTATGCCGTCTTCCGCCTCCCCTCCCAGGGCGCCCGCCACAAGGCCCTTGGCACATGTGCTTCCCATGTCTGTGTCATCCTCATGTTCTatataccagcattcttctccatCCTTGCACATCGCTTTGGGCGTAATGTCTCTCGTACCTTTCACATCATCTTTGCCAACCTCTATGTAGTCGTCCCACCTGCACTCAATCCTATTGTCTATGGAGTAAAGACCAAACAGATCTGGGACAAAGTCATCCATCTGCTCTGTCCCCAGAGGTCCCAGTGA